A genomic segment from Amycolatopsis camponoti encodes:
- a CDS encoding cytochrome P450 yields MTDARPVPGRLPVLGHTVALLRNPLKLFTSLPAHGDVVELRLGPLPVHVVTTPELSWRVLATDADKFDKGLVFDKMRPLFGDGLATSNGELNRRQRRLVMPAFGRTRIEGYAENTMTKLADELASSWQPGEVVQFDRRMQDLVLTIAGQTLFSTALGDEALAELQHSIPIMLKYVLIRAFSPKFVEKLPIPPNRKFDAAAARLRAVIGETVVAAREQGADHGDLLSMLLLARDEDTGEGMSDRQVHDEVITILTTGAETTAVALAWFFHELGQHPEVERRFHAEVDQVLGGRPARFEDLPDLVYTHQIVNEIVRRTPPLILMRRAREDVELGGVTIRAGSEVAVSQHTLHRDPRWFPDPERFDPDRWTPGESAELPKGAYIPFGAGARLCPGHVFAPTEIGVVAATIGARWRLVPVPGKKVRAQLKATMQPNRLPMTVVPRT; encoded by the coding sequence ATGACCGACGCGCGTCCCGTGCCCGGCCGCCTGCCCGTGCTCGGGCACACGGTGGCGCTGCTGCGCAACCCGTTGAAGCTCTTCACTTCCCTTCCGGCGCACGGAGATGTCGTCGAACTCCGCCTCGGTCCGTTGCCGGTGCACGTGGTCACGACCCCGGAACTGTCCTGGCGGGTGCTCGCCACCGACGCCGACAAGTTCGACAAGGGCCTGGTCTTCGACAAGATGCGCCCGCTCTTCGGCGACGGCTTGGCCACCTCGAACGGCGAGCTCAACCGCCGCCAGCGCCGCCTGGTGATGCCCGCCTTCGGCCGGACGCGGATCGAGGGGTACGCCGAGAACACCATGACGAAGCTGGCCGACGAGCTGGCGAGCTCGTGGCAGCCGGGCGAAGTCGTCCAGTTCGACCGGCGGATGCAAGACCTCGTGCTGACGATCGCCGGCCAGACGCTTTTCTCGACCGCGCTCGGCGACGAGGCACTGGCGGAACTCCAGCATTCGATTCCGATCATGCTGAAATACGTGCTGATCCGGGCTTTTTCTCCGAAATTCGTGGAGAAGCTGCCGATCCCGCCGAACCGGAAGTTCGACGCCGCGGCCGCGCGCCTGCGTGCCGTCATCGGCGAAACCGTGGTGGCCGCCCGGGAACAGGGAGCCGACCACGGCGACCTGCTGTCGATGCTGCTGCTGGCCCGCGACGAGGACACCGGCGAGGGCATGTCCGACCGGCAGGTGCACGACGAGGTCATCACGATCCTCACCACCGGCGCCGAGACCACCGCCGTCGCGCTGGCCTGGTTCTTCCACGAGCTCGGGCAGCACCCGGAGGTCGAACGGCGGTTCCACGCGGAGGTCGACCAGGTGCTCGGCGGCCGGCCCGCGCGGTTCGAGGACCTGCCGGACCTGGTGTACACGCACCAGATCGTCAACGAGATCGTGCGCCGCACCCCGCCGCTGATCCTCATGCGCCGCGCCCGCGAAGACGTCGAGCTCGGCGGCGTCACCATCCGGGCGGGCAGCGAGGTCGCGGTCAGCCAGCACACCCTGCACCGTGACCCGCGCTGGTTCCCCGATCCGGAGCGCTTCGACCCGGACCGCTGGACGCCCGGCGAATCCGCGGAACTGCCGAAGGGCGCGTACATCCCGTTCGGCGCGGGTGCGCGGCTGTGCCCGGGGCACGTGTTCGCGCCGACGGAGATCGGCGTCGTCGCCGCCACGATCGGGGCGCGCTGGCGGCTGGTTCCGGTGCCGGGCAAGAAGGTCCGCGCGCAACTGAAGGCCACCATGCAGCCGAACCGGCTGCCGATGACCGTGGTGCCGCGGACCTGA
- a CDS encoding SAM-dependent methyltransferase: MTGELSWVPPEIDTTVPNPARVYDFWLDGDHNFAADRALGEQILKIMPGVRDAARLNRAFLRRAAKFMVDSGVRQFLDIGSGIPTVGNLHEIVQQADPSCRVVYVDREPVAVAHSELLLQDNENCLVLQADLRDVNDIFAGAGKLLDLDRPVGVFMLLLLHFVPDSWDPASILSHYRDRLAPGSFLAVTHVAADSEAGRLDEAVEVYKSNQDQQNQPVPRTHDEVLAFFDGFEMVEPGVVGCAMWKPEGAGDMSDDPAINALPYAGVGRKP, encoded by the coding sequence GTGACCGGGGAACTGAGCTGGGTACCGCCGGAGATCGACACCACGGTGCCGAACCCGGCGCGGGTGTACGACTTCTGGCTCGACGGCGACCACAACTTCGCCGCCGACCGGGCGCTCGGGGAGCAGATCCTCAAGATCATGCCGGGCGTGCGCGACGCCGCCCGCCTCAACCGCGCGTTCCTGCGCCGCGCGGCCAAGTTCATGGTCGACTCCGGCGTCCGGCAGTTCCTGGACATCGGATCCGGTATCCCGACCGTGGGCAACCTGCACGAGATCGTCCAGCAGGCCGACCCGTCGTGCCGCGTGGTGTACGTCGACCGCGAGCCGGTGGCCGTCGCGCACAGCGAACTGCTGCTGCAGGACAACGAAAACTGCCTGGTGCTGCAGGCCGACCTGCGCGACGTCAACGACATCTTCGCCGGTGCGGGCAAGCTGCTGGACCTGGACCGGCCGGTCGGCGTGTTCATGTTGCTGCTGCTGCACTTCGTGCCGGACTCGTGGGACCCGGCGAGCATCCTGTCCCACTACCGCGACCGGCTGGCCCCGGGCAGTTTCCTGGCCGTGACGCACGTCGCGGCGGACTCCGAGGCGGGGCGCCTCGACGAGGCGGTCGAGGTGTACAAGAGCAACCAGGACCAGCAGAACCAGCCGGTCCCCCGCACGCACGACGAGGTGCTCGCCTTCTTCGACGGCTTCGAGATGGTCGAGCCGGGCGTGGTCGGCTGCGCGATGTGGAAGCCGGAAGGCGCCGGCGACATGTCCGACGACCCGGCGATCAACGCGCTCCCGTACGCCGGGGTCGGCCGGAAACCCTAG